A region from the Vicia villosa cultivar HV-30 ecotype Madison, WI linkage group LG3, Vvil1.0, whole genome shotgun sequence genome encodes:
- the LOC131661202 gene encoding probable inactive receptor kinase At5g58300, with protein sequence MKLKLSNVAFVLLIASLSLFSLIVAASDLNSDRQALLEFASSVPHAPRLNWNDSSSICTSWTGVTCNSNRTRVVGIHLPGIGLTGSIPENTIGKLDALRVLSLHSNGLRGSLPSNILSIPSLQFAHLQKNNFSGLIPSSVSPKLVVFDISFNSFSGIIPSEFQNLRRLTWFYLQNNSISGPIPDFNLPSLRYLNLSNNNLNGSIPNSIKTFPSTSFLGNSLLCGPPLLNNCSSISPSPSPSPTLTQNEKDTTAHKKSFGIAVILALVIGGIALLSLLVLVFFVCFLKKKTNKRSGILKGKASSCAGKTEVSKSFGSGVQAAEKNKLFFFEGSSYTFDLEDLLKASAEVLGKGSYGTAYKAVLEEGVTMVVKRLKEVVVGKKEFEQQLDIVGRFGRHPNVMPLRAYYYSKDEKLLVYNYMPGGSLFFLLHGNKGAGRTPFDWDSRVKVALGTAKGIAFIHSEGGSKFTHGNIKSTNVLITQEFDSCISDVGLPPLMNAPATMSRTNGYGAPEVTDSKKITQKSDVYSFGVLLLEMLTGKTPLRYPGYEDVVELPRWVKSVVREEWTAEVFDEELLRGQYVEEEMVQMLQIALACVGKTPDMRPRMDEAVRMIEEIKHPEFKNRTSSESEYSNLQTP encoded by the exons ATGAAGTTGAAACTCTCTAATGTTGCTTTTGTTCTATTAATCGCATCACTGTCTCTCTTTAGCTTGATTGTAGCTGCTTCTGATTTGAACTCGGACCGACAAGCTCTATTGGAGTTTGCTTCTTCTGTTCCACATGCACCAAGGCTCAACTGGAATGACTCATCTTCAATTTGTACCTCATGGACTGGTGTAACTTGCAACTCAAACCGAACTCGTGTCGTAGGCATCCATCTTCCAGGAATCGGATTAACCGGTTCGATTCCGGAGAACACAATAGGAAAACTAGATGCTCTTAGAGTTCTAAGCCTTCATTCCAACGGTCTTAGAGGGAGTCTTCCTTCTAACATCCTTTCCATTCCTTCACTCCAATTCGCACACCTGCAGAAAAACAACTTCTCAGGTCTAATTCCGTCTTCCGTCTCTCCTAAACTAGTTGTATTCGATATTTCCTTTAACTCTTTCTCTGGTATCATACCATCCGAGTTTCAGAACCTGAGAAGACTCACTTGGTTTTATCTCCAAAACAATTCTATATCTGGGCCTATCCCCGACTTCAACCTCCCAAGTCTCAGATACTTGAATTTGAGCAATAATAACTTGAACGGTTCTATTCCAAATTCCATCAAAACATTCCCGTCTACTTCTTTTCTCGGAAACTCTCTCTTATGCGGTCCACCTCTTCTCAATAATTGCTCTTCAATCTCTCCTTCTCCATCTCCTTCCCCTACACTCACACAAAACGAAAAAGATACGACGGCCCATAAGAAAAGCTTTGGCATAGCGGTTATACTTGCTCTAGTCATTGGAGGAATCGCCTTACTATCTCTACTAGTGTTAGTGTTCTTTGTATGCTTCTTGAAGAAAAAAACCAATAAAAGAAGCGGCATACTGAAAGGAAAGGCTTCTTCTTGTGCTGGAAAGACCGAAGTTTCGAAGAGTTTTGGAAGCGGAGTGCAGGCTGCTGAAAAGAACAAGCTATTTTTTTTTGAAGGTTCTTCTTATACCTTTGACCTTGAAGATCTGCTGAAGGCTTCTGCTGAAGTTCTCGGTAAAGGGAGCTACGGTACAGCGTACAAGGCGGTTTTGGAGGAGGGGGTGACAATGGTGGTTAAAAGGTTGAAGGAAGTTGTGGTAGGAAAGAAGGAGTTTGAACAACAGTTGGATATTGTCGGGAGATTCGGACGCCACCCTAATGTCATGCCGCTTAGAGCTTATTACTATTCCAAAGATGAGAAACTTTTGGTTTACAATTACATGCCAGGAGGCAGCTTATTTTTCTTGTTGCATG GAAACAAAGGTGCAGGAAGAACACCATTTGATTGGGATTCAAGAGTAAAAGTCGCACTCGGAACAGCTAAAGGAATCGCTTTCATTCACTCAGAAGGAGGTTCAAAATTTACACACGGAAACATAAAGTCGACCAATGTACTAATAACACAAGAATTCGATAGCTGCATTTCCGATGTTGGACTACCTCCTCTGATGAACGCGCCAGCAACAATGTCTAGAACAAACGGATACGGAGCACCAGAAGTAACCGATTCCAAAAAGATCACGCAGAAGTCCGACGTATACAGCTTCGGTGTGCTGCTACTTGAAATGCTAACAGGAAAGACTCCGCTGAGATATCCCGGTTATGAAGATGTTGTCGAACTTCCAAGATGGGTTAAGTCCGTTGTGAGAGAGGAGTGGACGGCTGAAGTATTCGATGAAGAACTTCTTAGAGGACAATATGTTGAAGAGGAAATGGTTCAGATGCTTCAGATTGCACTTGCGTGTGTCGGTAAGACGCCGGATATGAGGCCGAGAATGGATGAAGCTGTTAGAATGATAGAGGAAATTAAACATCCTGAGTTTAAGAACAGGACATCCTCGGAGTCTGAATATTCTAATTTGCAAACACCATAA